Within the Stenotrophomonas maltophilia genome, the region GCGGGCCGAGACGGGCGATGCCCCAGCTGACCGGCGCATTGATGCGCAGCAGGCCGGACGGTTCCAGTGCCTGTGCGCCGATGCTGGCCTCCAGTGCGTCGAACTCCGCCAGCAGGCGCACGCACTGCGCGTAGTAGGCGGCGCCGGCACTGGTCGGGCTGACCCGGCGGGTGGTGCGGTGGAGCAGCCGCGTCGACAGGCGCTTCTCAAGCGCCGCAACCTGCCGGGTGACGCCGGCGGTGGACATATCCAGTGCCTGGGCGGCCGCACTGAAGCCATTGCGCTCGACCACGGCCACGAACACACGCATGGCGTCCAAAGTGTCCATTGTTGCGCCTTATGAAATAAATACGGTCGAATCATCGTATTTATCGGCATCGGTCGGCGCAATAAGCTGTGCTTCTTCCCTTTCGAGGCCCCGCCATGACGACCTCTGCTGCTTCCGCTCCCCCGCTGGCGCCCTATGGCGCGACGCTGCTACGCCTGGCCCTCGGCGTCCTGTTCCTGATCCATGGGCTGACCAAGCTGCTGGTGTTCACCCCGGCCGGCACCGCGGCGTTCTTCGAGTCGCTCGGTCTGCCGGGTGTGCTGGGTTACCTCACCCTCGCGGCAGAACTGGTGATTTCCGCAGCCCTGCTGCTCGGAATCTACGCGCGCTGGGTCGGGCTGGCCGGTGTGCCCCTGTTGCTGGGCACCATCGTCACCGTGCACGGCGCGAACGGCTTCGGCTTTGCCAATGCCGGCGGTGGCTGGGAGTACCCGGCCTTCTGGGCGCTGGCGCTGGTGGTGCTGTTCCTGGTCGGTGACGGTCGCTGGACCCTGCGTTCGCGTTGAGCGCTGGCTGATACTGCAAACGGAGAATTCCATGTCCCGCCTGCCTTCGCTGTACATCTCGCACGGTTCACCGATGACTGCGCTGCAGCCGGGCGAGGTGGGCGTGCGCCTGGCCGAACTGGCGCGCGACCTGCCCACGCCGCGCGCCATCGTCATCGCCTCGGCCCACTGGCTGGGGCGGCAGCCGTTGGTCGGCGCCCACCCGCAACCGCCGACCCTCCATGACTTCGGCGGCTTCCCGCGCGCGCTGTTTGAACTGCAGTACCCGGCACCGGGCGATCCGGCGCTGGCCGAAGACATTGCCGGGCGCATCGCCGCGGCAGGCCTGCCGGTGGCCATCGATACCCAGCGTGGTCTCGACCACGGCGCCTGGGTGCCGCTGCGCCTGCTGCGTCCGCAGGCCGACATTCCCGTGGTGCCGGTATCGATCCAGCCGTTGCTGGGGCCTGCGCACCAGTTTGTGCTGGGCCGCGCGCTGGCACCTCTGCGCGAACAGGGCGTGCTGCTGGTCGGCTCGGGCAGCATCACCCACAACCTGCACGACTGGGGCGACTACCAGGACGGCAAGGAAGCGCCCTATGTGCGGCCGTTCATCGAGTGGGTAGAGCAGCGGCTGGCGGCCGATGATCGCCCGGCGCTGTTGGACTACCGCCGGCAGGCACCGTTCGCCGAACGCGCCCATCCCACCGATGAACACCTGTTGCCGCTGTTCTTTGCGATGGGTGCGGCCGGTGAAGACCGCTTCGGCGCACGTCGCATCGATGCCGGCGTCGATGGCGGCTTCCTGGCGATGGACATCTACCGCTTCGACGGGGCATGAGCCTGTGCTGACGCAGCATCGCTGCGGTTGTCGCAGCCGCGGTCGCCTGTGGTAGTTTTTTCCGGGTTTCCGGCGCTGGCTTCATGCCCCCCGCGCGCCGCTTCCTGGAAGAAGCATGCATACCATTGAAGTCGTGCTGGCGATGCTGGTGGCGGTCGTCGCCAGCGGATACCTCGTCCGCGTCCTGCCGTTCTCACTGCCGCTGCCACTGGTGCAGATCGGTCTGGGCGCGGTCATTGCCGGTGTGTTCAACCGCGGCCATGCGCTGGAGCCGGAAGTGTTCTTCCTGCTGTTCCTGCCGCCCCTGCTGTTCCTTGACGGCTGGCGCATCCCCAAGCAGGGCCTGTTCCGCGACAAGGGCGCGATTCTCGAGCTGGCGTTCGGCCTGGTGGTGTTCACCGTCATCGGCGCCGGCCTGCTGATCCACTGGATGATCCCGGTGATGCCGCTGGCGGTGTGCTTCGCGCTGGCGGCGATTGTTTCGCCGACCGATCCGGTGGCCGTTGGAGCGATCGCCTCCAAGGCCCCCATTCCCAAGCGGCTGATGCACATCCTCGAGGGCGAATCACTGCTCAACGACGCCTCCGGTCTGGTCTGCTTCCGCTTCGCGGTGGCGGCGGTGATGACCGGTACCTTCTCGCTGGCCACCGCTTCGCTGACCTTCCTGTGGGTGGCGGTGGCGGGCCTGGCGGTGGGCGTGGCGGTGACGCTGGGCGTGTCGACCTTCCAGCGTTGGTTGTGGCGCCGTTTCGGTGAAGAGCCGGGTGCGGCGATGCTGGTCAACCTGCTGATCCCGTTCGCGGCCTACCTGCTGGCCGAAGAGATCAATGCCTCGGGCATCCTCGCGGCGGTCGCGGCCGGCATCTCGATGAGCTACGTGGAAATGACCGGCCGTGTTTCCGGCAGCATGCGCGTGCAGCGCGCGGGCGTGTGGAACATGCTGCAGTTCAGCTTCAACGGCATCATGTTCGTGCTGCTGGGCGAGCAGTTGCCGGGCATCGTCGAGCGTGCAACCACCACGATGAACGAGACCGGTCACCAGAGCGCGTGGTGGCTGCTGGTGTACGTGCTGGTGATCAATGCCAGCCTGATCGCCCTGCGCCTGCTGTGGGTGTGGCTGTCACTGCGCTGGAACCTGCTGCGTGCGCGTCGGCGTGGCCTGGAGCGGGGCGAGGCGCCGAACTGGCGCATCGTGGTGGCCACCTCGGTGGCGGGCGTGCGCGGTGCGATCACCCTGGCCGGCGTGCTGACGCTGCCACTGTTCCTGCCCGATGGCAGCCCGTTCCCCGCACGCGACCTGGTGATCTTCCTGGCTGCAGCGGTGATCCTGTTCTCGCTGGTCGGCGCCAGCGTGGCGCTGCCGCAGCTGCTGAAGGGCCTGCAGTTGCCGGCCGACTCCGGTGAGCGCAAGGAAGAGGATCTGGCCCGCCGGTTGTCCTCGAAGGCCGCGCTGGCCGGGGTGGAGCGCAAGCGGCAGCAGCTGGTGCTTAACCAGAACACCGAGAACGTGCAGTTGTACAACGACGCGGCCTCGCGGGTCAGCCTGCTGTATCAGCGGCACCTGGATCGCGAGAACCCGGACGTGGATCCGGAGAAGGTGAAGCGGATGGAGGAGGGCTATCGCCAGTTGCGCAGCGCCGGCCTCACTGCCGAGCGCGAGGAACTGTTCCGCCTCACCCGGCGCGGCGTGATCTCCGACGAGATCTCGCGGCGCCTGATCCGCAACCTGGATCTGCTGGAGTCGCGCAAGCGCGAGTGACCGGCCCTGTGCATCGGGGTCGGATCCCTTTCCCGCGGAAAGGGATCTGACCCCGGGCTCCGTCAGGCCGGCTTCTGGTCGAGGAAGTAGGCCTCGACCTTGCCTTTGACCTTGATTGTCATCGGGTTGCCGCGACGGTCACGGGCCTTGCCGGCCTGCACGCGGATCCAGCCTTCGCTGACCGAGTATTCCTCGACGTTGTCGCGCTCGACGTCGTTGAAGCGCACGCCGACGCCGCGCTCCAGCGCCTGCGCATCATGGAAGGGGCTGGCCGGATTGATCGCCAGGTGGTCGGGAGGGGTATCGCTCATCGCATCATTCACAGTGACGGCCACCAAGGCCGGCTTCAGCGATACAGGATAAACCGTAGAATGCCGGCCTGCCCCAAGGAGTTCCCGCCATGCCCGACAACAGCGACTACTTCGACTTCGAGGAGGACGTCCATGATTTCGACGAGGATGGCTTCGAAGCGCGGGTCTGGAACCTGCTGGTACTGATCAACCCGGGCGACGAGGAGCTGGCGCTGCAGCAGTTCAACCGCTGGCGCGAGCTGCTGGCCGAAGCCGGCGAACCGCTGGAAGCAGACGCCGATTGGCTGCCGCCACTGCTGTCCGCGATCGGCTGGCAATCCGGCTTCGAGGTGGAGCGGGATGACCTGGAAACGCTGATATCGGCGGTGAACGAGCTGTCCGCGCGCTTCAACCTGCAGCTTGACTGGGGCGGCGACCTGGACGATGAGGATTTCACCGAAGACCTGGATGGCGTGCAGCTGATGTCCACCGCCTTCGACCGCCTGCGCGAGCACAACTACACGCTGTGGAGCGTGGATGCCGGCAGCGCGGGTTTCACCGGCTGGATGGCACTGACCCGTGACGACGACGCCATGCTGGCGCTGTGCTCGCTGCTGAACGTGGAAATCCGCCTGGGCAGCGACCCGTTCTGAGCGTCATCCCGGTTCGCCGGGCATGGCCCGGCGCTACCCCATCCCGGCACGCAAGGTAGCGCCGGGCCATGCCCGGCGGAGGCACACGCATCCAGCACGCAAGGTAGCGCCGGGCCATGCCCGGCGGGGGCGCTGCGGCCTACGGCCGGTACTGCGCCCGCGCGTTGGCGATCACCGCTTTCACCTGTGCGCGGTCCGTGTGCCGTGAAATCGCCACGGCACCCAGTGCGATCGCCTGTGCGCGCAGCTCGGTGGTGACGTCGTAGTGCGCGCCGCTGGCCTTGTTCTGGAAGGCCCGGCGGGGGATGCCGAGCTGCGCCGCCATGGCGTGCAGCTCGGCCAGGGTGTCGGCCATCAGATGCGCCCAGCGCTGGTCGCGCCAGGCATGCACTGCGTCATCGACGTAGACCGTCACCGCCGCGGCCGGATCAGGCCTGCGGCTTGCCGTCGGCGTCGGCGTCGGCGGCCGGAGCAGCCTCGGCGTCAGCGGTACCTTCGGCAGCGCTGGCTTCTTCGGCCACATCGCCTTCAGCGGTCTCGCCCTCTGCTTCCACGCCTTCGAACTCGGCGACCAGCGCGTCCAGGTACTCGTCGGCGGTCTGGCCCGCTTCGGCGGCCAGGGTATCCAGCAGCTTCTGCAGCAGTTCGGAATACTCCAGGCTGACCTTGCGGCCTTCCTTCTCCTGCACGTTGGCCAGGTGCTTGAGCATGGCCAGCATCGGCACCGGGTTCTCGGCATTGCCCATGGTCTGACCGCCGATGGCCAGCAGCCACTCGCGACCCTGCAGGCCGATGGCGGCGACCACCTGGCCGTCCTCGCTGGTCAGCACGGCGTGGTTCTGCACCTGCTGCTGGGCGTTCAGACGGAGGAACGGGCGCTTGGCCTGCTGCTTCTTGCGCTGGTCGCGCTTGGCCTTGGAAGACTTGGACATCGGGGGTGTCACCTGAAAACGGAAAGACCCCCATTGTACCGGGTGCGCCGGGCCATGCCCCTGGTGGGTGCGGACCTTGGTCCGCATGCTTTCCCGGATGTGCGGACCAAGGTCCGCACCCACCGTCTACTTTGCCTCACCCTGCGCCGCCTGTACGTCCGCGTCGATGACCGGCGCCGACAGACCCACCTGTGGACCGGCGCCGGCCAGCGCGGCCTGCTCGGCGGCGCGGGTCATCACCACGATGCTGATGCGGCGGTTGATCGGGTTCTGCGGGTCGGCCCGGTCGAACAGCACCGAGGAGGACAGGCCGACCACGCGGGTGATCTTGCTGTCCTCCAGTCCGCCATCGATCAGGGCGCGGCGGGCCGCATTGGCGCGGTCGGCGCTCAGTTCCCAGTTGCCGTAGCCGCGGGCGGCGGTGTAGGCGGTGATGTCGGTGTGGCCGGTCAGGCTGATCCGGTTCGGCACGTGGTTCAGGTACTCGGCCAGCTCATGCAGGATCTGCTGCGTGTACGGCTTGAGCGTGGCACTGCCGAGGTCGAACATGGGCCGGTTCTGCTTGTCCACGATCTGGATGCGCAGGCCTTCCGGGGTCAGGTCCAGCAGCAGCTGGTCCTTGAACGGCTCCAGCGCCTGGCTGCGGCTGATCGCTTCCTGCAGTTCCTTCATCAGCTGTTCCAGCTGCTGCTTGTCGCGCTGCTGCTGGTCCACCGGGTGCGGCACGGCTTCCTGCTGGTTCTGGAAGGGATCGTTGCTGCTGCCACGCGAGATGTCGGTGGCGCCGCCGAGCTTGATCATCGACGTGCTGGCACCGCCCGGCCCGGCCATGCCCGGGGCCGGCGTGGCGCTCTGGCCACTGAGCGGGCTGGGGTTGCGGAAGTATTCGGAAATGGCCGCACGATCGTTCTTGCTGGTGGTGGCCATCAGCCACAGCACCAGGAAGAAGGCCATCATCGCGGTCACGAAGTCGGCATAGGCCACCTTCCACGAGCCGCCATGGTGGGCGGCATGGCCGGCCTTCCTGACCTTGCGGACGATGACGGTGGGTTTGCTCTCGGCCATGGCTTACTTGACCGTCTTCAGGTGCTGCTCGAAATCGGAGAAGGCCGGGCGCACGTTCGACGGCAACGTCTTGCGGGCGAATTCCAGCGCGATCTTCGGGTTGTAACCGCGCAGGCAGGCCAGCAGTGCGGTCTTCACCGATTCGTAGATGCGGCTGTCCTGCTCGGCACGTGCTTCCATCGCCGCTGCCATCGGGCCGACGAACCCGTAACCGAGCAGGATGCCCAGGAAGGTGCCGACCAGTGCACCGGCGACATGGCCGCCGACCTCGACGATGTCGCCGCCGATCGAGCCCATGGTGATGACGATGCCCAGCACCGCCGCGACGATGCCGAAACCGGGCAATCCGTCGGCCACCTTGGTCAGCACCTGCGACGGGGCCATCGCTTCGGCGTGGTGCTTTTCCAGCTCCAGTTCGAGCAGCGGCTCCAGTTCATGCGGCTCGATGTTGCTGCCGATCATCAGGCGCAGGCAGTCGGTGATGAAATCGATCAGGTGGTGGTCGGCCTGCACCTTCGGATAGTTGCCGAACACGGCGCTCTCGGCCGGGCGTTCGACATGGTCCTCCAGCGCCATGAAGCCTTCCCGGCGCGCCTTGTTGAGCAGTTCGTAGAGCAGGCTGAGGACGTCGATGTAGTCCTGCTGCTTGTAGCGCGGGCCCTTGAACACGCCGACGATGGCCTGCAGCGTCTGCTTGACCGTCTTGGCCGGGGTGCCGACCAGGAACGCACCCAGCGCGGCACCGCCGATGATGACCAGTTCGTAGGGCTGCCAGAGAGCCCCCAGGCGGCCGTGGGCACCGAGGTAGCCCCCGATCACGCTGATGATGACGACCAGGAATCCAACGATGATGAGCATGGGGCAACGCAGAGAGGGGGGATATCTCCTTGTCGGCCCACCCTGCGGATTTCTGAAGAGGGAATTCTGTGAAACCGGTCGGCGGGGTTGTCTCAGCCCGCCACGCCGCTTTCCGCACCGCCACGCTGCAACGGGTTGGGCCAGGCCTCGCCGTTGCCGGCAAACGAAAGTGAGACGGAGTTCAGGCAGTGGCGCTCATGGGTGGGCGGCGGCCCGTCCGGGAACACGTGGCCGAGGTGGCTGCCACAGCGGGCGCAGGTGATCTCGGTGCGGATCATGCCGTGGCTGGTATCGCGGATCTCACGCACGTGTGCCGCGTCGTAGGGGGCGAAGAAGCTCGGCCAACCGGTGCCGGAATCGAACTTGGTGCTGGAGCGGAACAGGGGCAGCCCACACAGCCGGCAGCAGTAGACACCCTCACGCTTGTTGTCCAGGAACACGCCACAGAACGGTGCTTCGGTGCCGTGCTGCAGCAGCACGCGGCGTTCTTCGCTGCTGAGGCCGGCGACCAGGGTGTCGGTCTGGGAGGCGGCAGGGGGCGTCAGGTCGAAGGCACTCATGCTGGCTCTCCGTGGGGTCGATGGCCTGGGGATGCCTGCAGACGTGGGGGTGTGACCGCCGTCTTGCAAGTGTGAGCTGCGTTCATGGGCGGCACACGGGCGCGGGCGCATGGTGGGGAGGATTCCTGCTGGAGCGTGCCATGAAGACCCTTTCCATCTGGGTGCTGTCGGCTCTGCTGCCCCTGTCGGCACAGGCCCAGGTGCCCACCACATCGCCGACCACCACCCGCAGCACCACCACCGTGGCGCCAG harbors:
- a CDS encoding dioxygenase family protein, with translation MSRLPSLYISHGSPMTALQPGEVGVRLAELARDLPTPRAIVIASAHWLGRQPLVGAHPQPPTLHDFGGFPRALFELQYPAPGDPALAEDIAGRIAAAGLPVAIDTQRGLDHGAWVPLRLLRPQADIPVVPVSIQPLLGPAHQFVLGRALAPLREQGVLLVGSGSITHNLHDWGDYQDGKEAPYVRPFIEWVEQRLAADDRPALLDYRRQAPFAERAHPTDEHLLPLFFAMGAAGEDRFGARRIDAGVDGGFLAMDIYRFDGA
- a CDS encoding DoxX family protein, producing the protein MTTSAASAPPLAPYGATLLRLALGVLFLIHGLTKLLVFTPAGTAAFFESLGLPGVLGYLTLAAELVISAALLLGIYARWVGLAGVPLLLGTIVTVHGANGFGFANAGGGWEYPAFWALALVVLFLVGDGRWTLRSR
- the motA gene encoding flagellar motor stator protein MotA; the protein is MLIIVGFLVVIISVIGGYLGAHGRLGALWQPYELVIIGGAALGAFLVGTPAKTVKQTLQAIVGVFKGPRYKQQDYIDVLSLLYELLNKARREGFMALEDHVERPAESAVFGNYPKVQADHHLIDFITDCLRLMIGSNIEPHELEPLLELELEKHHAEAMAPSQVLTKVADGLPGFGIVAAVLGIVITMGSIGGDIVEVGGHVAGALVGTFLGILLGYGFVGPMAAAMEARAEQDSRIYESVKTALLACLRGYNPKIALEFARKTLPSNVRPAFSDFEQHLKTVK
- a CDS encoding DUF6630 family protein; the encoded protein is MPDNSDYFDFEEDVHDFDEDGFEARVWNLLVLINPGDEELALQQFNRWRELLAEAGEPLEADADWLPPLLSAIGWQSGFEVERDDLETLISAVNELSARFNLQLDWGGDLDDEDFTEDLDGVQLMSTAFDRLREHNYTLWSVDAGSAGFTGWMALTRDDDAMLALCSLLNVEIRLGSDPF
- a CDS encoding DUF4031 domain-containing protein; the encoded protein is MTVYVDDAVHAWRDQRWAHLMADTLAELHAMAAQLGIPRRAFQNKASGAHYDVTTELRAQAIALGAVAISRHTDRAQVKAVIANARAQYRP
- the msrB gene encoding peptide-methionine (R)-S-oxide reductase MsrB, which encodes MSAFDLTPPAASQTDTLVAGLSSEERRVLLQHGTEAPFCGVFLDNKREGVYCCRLCGLPLFRSSTKFDSGTGWPSFFAPYDAAHVREIRDTSHGMIRTEITCARCGSHLGHVFPDGPPPTHERHCLNSVSLSFAGNGEAWPNPLQRGGAESGVAG
- a CDS encoding DUF3297 family protein; the encoded protein is MSDTPPDHLAINPASPFHDAQALERGVGVRFNDVERDNVEEYSVSEGWIRVQAGKARDRRGNPMTIKVKGKVEAYFLDQKPA
- the motB gene encoding flagellar motor protein MotB, with translation MAESKPTVIVRKVRKAGHAAHHGGSWKVAYADFVTAMMAFFLVLWLMATTSKNDRAAISEYFRNPSPLSGQSATPAPGMAGPGGASTSMIKLGGATDISRGSSNDPFQNQQEAVPHPVDQQQRDKQQLEQLMKELQEAISRSQALEPFKDQLLLDLTPEGLRIQIVDKQNRPMFDLGSATLKPYTQQILHELAEYLNHVPNRISLTGHTDITAYTAARGYGNWELSADRANAARRALIDGGLEDSKITRVVGLSSSVLFDRADPQNPINRRISIVVMTRAAEQAALAGAGPQVGLSAPVIDADVQAAQGEAK
- a CDS encoding Na+/H+ antiporter; translated protein: MHTIEVVLAMLVAVVASGYLVRVLPFSLPLPLVQIGLGAVIAGVFNRGHALEPEVFFLLFLPPLLFLDGWRIPKQGLFRDKGAILELAFGLVVFTVIGAGLLIHWMIPVMPLAVCFALAAIVSPTDPVAVGAIASKAPIPKRLMHILEGESLLNDASGLVCFRFAVAAVMTGTFSLATASLTFLWVAVAGLAVGVAVTLGVSTFQRWLWRRFGEEPGAAMLVNLLIPFAAYLLAEEINASGILAAVAAGISMSYVEMTGRVSGSMRVQRAGVWNMLQFSFNGIMFVLLGEQLPGIVERATTTMNETGHQSAWWLLVYVLVINASLIALRLLWVWLSLRWNLLRARRRGLERGEAPNWRIVVATSVAGVRGAITLAGVLTLPLFLPDGSPFPARDLVIFLAAAVILFSLVGASVALPQLLKGLQLPADSGERKEEDLARRLSSKAALAGVERKRQQLVLNQNTENVQLYNDAASRVSLLYQRHLDRENPDVDPEKVKRMEEGYRQLRSAGLTAEREELFRLTRRGVISDEISRRLIRNLDLLESRKRE